A single genomic interval of Celeribacter indicus harbors:
- a CDS encoding helix-turn-helix domain-containing protein, translating into MNTATTTPNTATVVLPALVTQRQAADYLAISEKKLERQRWIGGDDCIPFVKLGRHVRYRAADLLAYVEKNMVASV; encoded by the coding sequence ATGAATACTGCGACCACCACACCGAACACCGCAACCGTCGTGCTTCCCGCGCTCGTCACGCAGCGCCAAGCAGCCGATTATCTCGCTATTTCTGAGAAGAAGCTTGAACGTCAGCGCTGGATTGGCGGGGATGACTGCATCCCGTTTGTCAAACTCGGTCGCCATGTGCGTTACCGTGCCGCCGATCTGCTTGCCTATGTGGAGAAAAACATGGTGGCGAGCGTTTGA